From a region of the Lactuca sativa cultivar Salinas chromosome 4, Lsat_Salinas_v11, whole genome shotgun sequence genome:
- the LOC111893462 gene encoding uncharacterized protein LOC111893462: MVNMTTFFGMSLGAFVFWQSMDKVHVWIALHQDEKQERMEKEAEIRRVREQLLQENKERDPLA, encoded by the exons ATGGTGAACATGACGACTTTTTTCGGGATGTCGCTTGGCGCTTTTGTGTTCTGGCAATCAATGGATAAAGTTCATGTCTGGATCGCTCTTCATCAGGACGAGAAG CAAGAAAGAATGGAGAAGGAAGCAGAGATCAGGAGAGTGAGGGAACAGCTGCTACAAGAGAACAAGGAAAGAGACCCTCTTGCTTAA